One Nostoc sp. UHCC 0302 DNA window includes the following coding sequences:
- a CDS encoding aldo/keto reductase, with the protein MQTRQKLSLPSMGCGTWAWGNQLLWGYDESMDQQLQAVFNLCVNNGVTLFDTGDSYGTGRLNGRSELLLGQFSREYLGFGRENICIATKLAAYPWRWTRKSMVKACKLSAQRLGRNVDLVQMHWSTANYAPWQEGGLLDGLADLYEQGLVKGVGLSNYGPKRLKRVQQKFAERGVPIATLQVQYSLLSTYPVTELGLKDVCDELGIKLIAYSPLALGLLTGKFTEKGSFPKGVRGILFRQLLPGARSLLSCLREVAEYRNKTMSQVAINWCICKGTIPIPGAKTLEQARDNIGALGWQLNSSEITELDKAAASADKKMVQNIFQTK; encoded by the coding sequence ATGCAGACTCGCCAAAAATTATCCCTGCCAAGCATGGGGTGCGGAACTTGGGCATGGGGCAACCAATTGCTCTGGGGATATGACGAAAGTATGGATCAACAGTTGCAAGCTGTCTTTAATCTATGTGTAAATAACGGCGTAACTTTATTTGATACAGGAGATTCTTACGGCACTGGCAGATTGAATGGGCGCAGTGAGCTACTCTTGGGACAATTTTCTAGAGAATATTTAGGTTTTGGCAGAGAAAATATTTGTATTGCTACCAAACTTGCTGCGTATCCCTGGAGATGGACACGCAAGTCAATGGTAAAAGCTTGTAAGTTGTCTGCTCAACGCTTGGGAAGAAATGTAGATTTGGTACAAATGCATTGGTCTACGGCAAACTATGCTCCCTGGCAAGAAGGAGGGCTATTGGATGGTCTCGCCGATCTTTATGAGCAAGGTCTAGTGAAGGGAGTAGGACTATCCAATTATGGCCCTAAACGGCTCAAGCGTGTGCAGCAAAAGTTTGCTGAGCGAGGAGTCCCAATTGCCACACTGCAAGTCCAGTATTCGCTGCTGTCCACGTATCCTGTTACGGAACTAGGGCTTAAAGACGTTTGTGATGAACTGGGAATAAAACTAATTGCCTATAGCCCTCTGGCGTTGGGCTTGTTGACAGGGAAGTTCACTGAAAAAGGGTCTTTTCCCAAAGGCGTGCGAGGAATACTTTTTAGACAGCTATTACCAGGAGCGCGATCGCTTTTATCATGTTTGCGAGAAGTGGCAGAATACAGGAACAAAACCATGTCACAGGTAGCAATTAACTGGTGCATCTGTAAAGGCACAATTCCCATCCCTGGAGCGAAAACTTTAGAGCAAGCTAGGGATAATATTGGTGCATTGGGTTGGCAATTGAACTCCAGTGAAATTACTGAGTTAGATAAAGCTGCGGCGAGTGCAGATAAAAAAATGGTACAAAATATTTTCCAAACAAAGTAA
- a CDS encoding DUF4336 domain-containing protein, translating into MADDERVGNTELFNARDFSWRLWPVLPLYPFGKRRTIRKEVIKDTIWTFDQLQGIFYVVVPIRMTVVKLDQGGLLVYAPVAPTTECIRLVNELVTEHGDVKYIILPTISGLEHKVFVGPFARCFPAAQVFVAPNQWSFPLNLPLSWLGLPAKRTQLLPEDSSKVPFADQFDYAMLGPINLGPGRFAEVAFFHKRSHTLLVTDSVVSIPENPPAIVQLDPYPLLFHAKDNASDIVADNQANRRKGWQRISLFALYFQPSALEIIDWGEVFRDAFKAPEHSKKAYFGLYPFKWQENWQRSFDALRGNGRLFVAPILQTLILNRAPSETLNWADKVASWDFQWIVPCHFDSPIKATAYQFRQAFSFLERQPVSGGGFFSSSSYPLPEEDFKILRKIDYGLNKYGIVPPAKEKT; encoded by the coding sequence GTGGCTGATGATGAACGCGTAGGAAACACAGAACTGTTTAATGCCAGGGACTTTTCTTGGCGATTATGGCCTGTTTTGCCACTCTACCCATTCGGCAAGCGGCGGACTATTCGCAAAGAAGTGATTAAGGACACAATCTGGACTTTTGACCAGCTTCAAGGCATTTTCTATGTTGTCGTGCCGATTCGGATGACTGTAGTTAAGTTAGATCAGGGTGGTCTGCTTGTCTATGCTCCTGTTGCACCAACGACCGAATGTATCCGGCTTGTAAATGAGTTGGTGACAGAACACGGTGATGTCAAATACATTATCTTGCCTACTATCTCTGGACTAGAACATAAGGTCTTCGTAGGCCCTTTTGCTAGATGCTTTCCCGCAGCACAGGTTTTTGTAGCTCCCAATCAATGGAGTTTTCCGCTTAATCTACCACTTAGCTGGCTTGGCTTACCTGCTAAACGTACTCAGCTATTGCCAGAAGATAGCAGCAAAGTACCTTTTGCTGATCAATTTGATTATGCAATGCTTGGGCCGATTAACCTTGGCCCAGGAAGATTTGCAGAAGTTGCATTTTTCCATAAGCGATCGCACACTTTACTAGTAACAGATTCAGTGGTTTCCATACCAGAAAATCCGCCTGCGATCGTCCAATTAGATCCATACCCTTTGCTGTTTCATGCCAAGGATAATGCATCTGATATCGTTGCAGATAATCAGGCAAACCGCCGTAAAGGATGGCAGCGGATTTCTCTGTTTGCTTTGTATTTCCAACCAAGTGCGCTGGAAATAATTGACTGGGGTGAGGTATTTCGCGATGCCTTCAAAGCACCAGAACATTCTAAGAAAGCATATTTTGGATTGTATCCTTTTAAATGGCAGGAGAATTGGCAGCGATCGTTCGATGCACTCCGAGGGAACGGGCGGTTGTTTGTCGCACCAATTTTGCAGACACTTATTCTGAACCGCGCACCTAGTGAAACTCTCAATTGGGCTGATAAGGTGGCAAGTTGGGACTTCCAGTGGATTGTTCCCTGCCATTTTGACTCACCAATCAAAGCAACAGCCTATCAATTTCGCCAAGCTTTCTCTTTCTTAGAAAGGCAGCCTGTTAGCGGTGGCGGTTTTTTCAGCAGTAGCAGTTATCCTTTGCCAGAGGAGGATTTTAAAATACTGAGGAAAATTGATTACGGTCTAAACAAGTATGGCATTGTGCCACCAGCTAAGGAAAAAACGTAA